From Phocoena phocoena chromosome 16, mPhoPho1.1, whole genome shotgun sequence, a single genomic window includes:
- the LOC136136691 gene encoding transmembrane protein 160: MGGGWWWARAARLARLRFRGALLPPPRPRSGGARGSFAPGHGPRAGASPPPVSELDRADAWLLRKAHETAFLSWFRNGLLASGIGVISFMQSDMGREAAYGFFLLGGLCVVWGGASYVVGLAALRGPMQLSLGGAAAGVGAVLAAGLLWACAVGLYMGQLELDVELVPEDDGTAAAEGPDEAGRPPPE, encoded by the coding sequence ATGGGAGGTGGCTGGTGGTGGGCTCGGGCTGCCCGCCTTGCCCGACTCCGCTTCCGGGGGGCGCTGCTGCCGCCTCCGCGGCCCCGGAGCGGGGGTGCCCGGGGGTCCTTTGCTCCTGGCCACGGCCCCCGCGCTGGGGCTTCGCCGCCCCCAGTGTCCGAGCTGGACCGCGCAGACGCCTGGCTCCTCCGGAAGGCTCATGAGACAGCCTTCCTCTCCTGGTTCCGCAATGGCCTCCTGGCATCAGGCATCGGGGTCATCTCCTTCATGCAGAGTGATATGGGTCGGGAGGCCGCCTACGGCTTCTTCTTGTTGGGCGGCCTGTGTGTGGTGTGGGGAGGCGCCTCCTATGTGGTGGGCCTGGCGGCGCTGCGAGGACCCATGCAGCTCTCGTTAGGGGGCGCGGCCGCAGGCGTGGGCGCCGTGCTGGCCGCCGGCCTGCTCTGGGCTTGTGCCGTCGGCCTCTACATGGGCCAGCTGGAGCTGGACGTGGAACTGGTGCCCGAAGACGACGGGACCGCCGCAGCGGAAGGGCCGGACGAGGCGGGCCGGCCGCCACCGGAGTGA